A single genomic interval of Sceloporus undulatus isolate JIND9_A2432 ecotype Alabama chromosome 2, SceUnd_v1.1, whole genome shotgun sequence harbors:
- the ARF4 gene encoding ADP-ribosylation factor 4: protein MGLTISSLFSRLFGKKQMRILMVGLDAAGKTTILYKLKLGEIVTTIPTIGFNVETVEYKNICFTVWDVGGQDKIRPLWRHYFQNTQGLIFVVDSNDRERIQEAAEELQKMLQEDELRDAVLLLFANKQDLPNAMAISEMTDKLGLQSLRNRTWYVQATCATQGTGLYEGLDWLSNELSKR from the exons ATGGGCCTCACCATTTCCTCGCTCTTCTCGCGCCTCTTCGGCAAGAAGCAGATGCGCATCCTTATgg TTGGTTTGGATGCTGCTGGAAAAACCACAATTCTGTATAAGCTGAAGCTAGGAGAGATTGTCACTACAATTCCTACAATTG GTTTTAATGTGGAAACAGTAGAATATAAAAACATCTGTTTCACTGTTTGGGATGTTGGTGGTCAAGATAAAATTAGACCACTCTGGAGGCATTATTTTCAGAACACACAG GGTCTCATTTTTGTGGTAGATAGCAATGACAGAGAAAGAATCCAGGAAGCCGCAGAAGAACTGCAGAAAATG CTTCAGGAAGACGAATTGAGAGATGCAGTGCTCCTTCTCTTTGCAAACAAACAAGACTTGCCAAATGCCATGGCAATCAGTGAAATGACAGATAAACTAGGCCTTCAGTCCCTGCGTAACAGAACT TGGTATGTTCAAGCTACCTGTGCTACACAAGGAACTGGTCTGTATGAGGGACTTGACTGGCTGTCAAATGAGCTATCAAAGCGCTAA